In Sardina pilchardus chromosome 8, fSarPil1.1, whole genome shotgun sequence, a genomic segment contains:
- the lrrc74b gene encoding leucine-rich repeat-containing protein 74B isoform X1, with translation MGSRPASRPSKAYSRGSVDNQTVTRSDGSSLGQSGGELGGDEEEEEEEEEEEEVTGEGRRSTSSGRMASGVTSGIVDEDYDTDLDLEEPEQPYDPTGEARYREACGSLGVIPASYFLRNMHHSELNMTHHGLGPQGTKALAVPLVTNLSIMRLNLRDNWMEATGGSAVAELLKENCYITGASLRRAALRCHLCHPPICHPREIDLSKNRLGEKGAEALSSMLVENTTLVSLSLSANELSDKAANHLSLAIATNQRLERMDLSHNKLGDAAGEALGHAIAENSGMKSLSLAWNSIRGRGAIAVAKGLGANIFLRKLDLSYNGLGKDGAVALGEALRENNTLEELDISNNRIPPEGAIRFSIGLKVNKTIRILKMARNPMQSAGCFGILTSVQSNPASVMEYLDFSDITVNPDFDALYSTTKETCPSLQVKHGGIMNAYKTST, from the exons ATGGGGAGCCGGCCAGCCAGCAGACCCAGCAAGGCCTACAGCAGAGGGAGTGTCGACAACCAG ACTGTGACCCGATCCGATGGCTCCTCACTGGGGCAGTCAGGTGGGGAGTTGGGGggagacgaagaggaggaggaggaggaggaggaggaggaggaggtgacggGCGAAGGGAGGAGGAGCACATCGAGCGGCAGAATGGCGAGTGGCGTCACGTCTGGCATTGTGGACGAGGACTACGACACAGACCTGGATCTGGAAG AGCCAGAGCAACCATACGACCCCACTGGCGAGGCTCGCTACAGGGAAGCCTGCGGGTCACTTGGGGTCATCCCTGCCTCCTACTTCCTCAGAAATATGCACCACAGCGAGCTGAACATGACTCATCATGGCCTCGGACCCCAG GGTACCAAAGCTCTGGCAGTTCCCTTGGTAACCAATCTCAGCATCATGAGGCTGAACCTGCGGGATAATTGGATGGAGGCGACGGGCGGGTCTGCCGTGGCTGAGCTGCTGAAGGAGAACTGTTACATCACAGGTGCTTCCCTGCGCCGCGCTGCTCTGCGCTGCCACTTGTGCCACCCACCCATATGCCACCCCAGAG AAATCGACCTATCAAAGAACAGATTGGGAGAGAAGGGAGCTGAAGCTCTGTCCAGTATGCTTGTGGAAAATACCACCTTAGTGTCACTCAGCCTATCAGCCAATGAGCTCAGTGACAAAGCTGCCAATCACCTGTCACTGGCGATTGCCACCAATCAGAGACTGGAGAGAATGGACCTCAGTCACAACAAACTGGGGGATGCAGCAG GGGAGGCCCTGGGGCACGCAATAGCTGAGAATAGCGGCATGAAGTCTCTCAGTCTGGCCTGGAACAGCATCCGCGGGAGAGGAGCCATAGCTGTAGCCAAAGGTCTCGGG GCAAACATATTTCTGCGGAAGCTGGATCTGTCCTACAACGGCCTTGGGAAGGACGGCGCTGTAGCCCTCGGGGAGGCCCTGAGAGAGAACAACActctggaggagctggacatCAG TAACAACCGAATACCCCCAGAGGGTGCAATCCGATTTTCGATTGGCCTTAAAGTAAACAAGACAATCAGAATTCTCAAG ATGGCGAGGAATCCTATGCAGTCTGCAGGGTGCTTCGGGATTCTCACCTCAGTCCAATCTAACCCAGCTTCAGTGATGGAGTACTTGGACTTTAGT GACATCACAGTAAATCC
- the lrrc74b gene encoding leucine-rich repeat-containing protein 74B isoform X2, with translation MGSRPASRPSKAYSRGSVDNQTVTRSDGSSLGQSGGELGGDEEEEEEEEEEEEVTGEGRRSTSSGRMASGVTSGIVDEDYDTDLDLEEPEQPYDPTGEARYREACGSLGVIPASYFLRNMHHSELNMTHHGLGPQGTKALAVPLVTNLSIMRLNLRDNWMEATGGSAVAELLKENCYITEIDLSKNRLGEKGAEALSSMLVENTTLVSLSLSANELSDKAANHLSLAIATNQRLERMDLSHNKLGDAAGEALGHAIAENSGMKSLSLAWNSIRGRGAIAVAKGLGANIFLRKLDLSYNGLGKDGAVALGEALRENNTLEELDISNNRIPPEGAIRFSIGLKVNKTIRILKMARNPMQSAGCFGILTSVQSNPASVMEYLDFSDITVNPDFDALYSTTKETCPSLQVKHGGIMNAYKTST, from the exons ATGGGGAGCCGGCCAGCCAGCAGACCCAGCAAGGCCTACAGCAGAGGGAGTGTCGACAACCAG ACTGTGACCCGATCCGATGGCTCCTCACTGGGGCAGTCAGGTGGGGAGTTGGGGggagacgaagaggaggaggaggaggaggaggaggaggaggaggtgacggGCGAAGGGAGGAGGAGCACATCGAGCGGCAGAATGGCGAGTGGCGTCACGTCTGGCATTGTGGACGAGGACTACGACACAGACCTGGATCTGGAAG AGCCAGAGCAACCATACGACCCCACTGGCGAGGCTCGCTACAGGGAAGCCTGCGGGTCACTTGGGGTCATCCCTGCCTCCTACTTCCTCAGAAATATGCACCACAGCGAGCTGAACATGACTCATCATGGCCTCGGACCCCAG GGTACCAAAGCTCTGGCAGTTCCCTTGGTAACCAATCTCAGCATCATGAGGCTGAACCTGCGGGATAATTGGATGGAGGCGACGGGCGGGTCTGCCGTGGCTGAGCTGCTGAAGGAGAACTGTTACATCACAG AAATCGACCTATCAAAGAACAGATTGGGAGAGAAGGGAGCTGAAGCTCTGTCCAGTATGCTTGTGGAAAATACCACCTTAGTGTCACTCAGCCTATCAGCCAATGAGCTCAGTGACAAAGCTGCCAATCACCTGTCACTGGCGATTGCCACCAATCAGAGACTGGAGAGAATGGACCTCAGTCACAACAAACTGGGGGATGCAGCAG GGGAGGCCCTGGGGCACGCAATAGCTGAGAATAGCGGCATGAAGTCTCTCAGTCTGGCCTGGAACAGCATCCGCGGGAGAGGAGCCATAGCTGTAGCCAAAGGTCTCGGG GCAAACATATTTCTGCGGAAGCTGGATCTGTCCTACAACGGCCTTGGGAAGGACGGCGCTGTAGCCCTCGGGGAGGCCCTGAGAGAGAACAACActctggaggagctggacatCAG TAACAACCGAATACCCCCAGAGGGTGCAATCCGATTTTCGATTGGCCTTAAAGTAAACAAGACAATCAGAATTCTCAAG ATGGCGAGGAATCCTATGCAGTCTGCAGGGTGCTTCGGGATTCTCACCTCAGTCCAATCTAACCCAGCTTCAGTGATGGAGTACTTGGACTTTAGT GACATCACAGTAAATCC